The Sulfurimonas sp. genome includes the window TTGGTATGATTATTGTAGATTTAGAGCATCTACAGATTGAGGGTGAAGTTGCAGAATCAGATTTAAAATATGTAAATAAATATCAAAAAGTAAAAATAGAAATCCCATCTATTAGTTATAGGGATACAGGTTACATTAAATCAGTAGTTCCAAGTGCAAATCCTATGGCGCACACATTTAAAATAATTATTAACTTTAAAAAAAAGAGTAATAAAATATTTCCTGGAATGTATGCGAAAATTCTCATTAAAATAGATGAAAAATATTATACAAGAGATTAAGTAAGTGTCTGAGGATTATAAAAGCAAAAATATAGCAGGACACTTAGCCGAAGCATTTTTGAATAATCCGCTAACTATGCTGTTTGCAATTTCGATTATCCTTCTTGGATATATCACCTTAAATATTGCACCAAGAGAAGAGGATCCACAAATAGAAGTAAGCGGTGGTTCAATTATTATTATGATACCAGGAGCATCTCCAAAAGCTATAACGAATGTTGTTGTAAAACCACTTGAGAGAAGGATACGAGAGATTAAAGGGGTAGAGCATATTTATGGCACTGCCATGAATAATGTCGGTATGATAAATGTACAATATTTCATAGGCGAAGATAGAGAATCCTCAAATTTAAAGCTGTATGATAAAGTAATGCAAAATATGGATACTTTACCAAAAGGCATAGGAATGCCATTGGTAAAACCTTTTGATATAGATATTGATATTCCTGTTATTACTGTTGCTTTTTATCAAAAAGACGCATCTAAACCAAGCACTTTAAAACAATATCATACAGTAAGAGAAATTCAACAAGAGATAAATGCACTAAACAATGTATCTAAAAGTACTCTAAAGGGTATGCATAAACCACAGTTTAATATACAAGTAGATATAGATAAGTTATCTTCTTATCATCTTTCTTTAGGTCAAATAGCAAGTTCTGTAAAAGCTATTGCAACAAATGCACCAAATATCAATGCTCCTACAAGTAGTAATTCTATAATTGTTTTTGGTGTTAAAAATGCAATAGAAGATATAGATGATTTGAAAGATTTAATAATTGCACAATACATGGGTTCCCCAATTTATCTTAAAAATGTTGCAAAGATTGAGTATGGTTATGATGTACAACATTTTCAAAATTCTCTTATTGCACAAAGAGATAACAACTCTTCTTTTGATAGTCCAGTTCAACAAGTTACATTAACTGTATCAAAGTTAAAAGGTACAAATGCTGTTTATGTTGCCCAAGATGTTATAGATTTACTAGATGAAAGAAGTGAGTTTTTCAATCAAGAAGGCATAGGTTATATTATTACTAGAAACTATGGAGAAAGAGCAAATGAAGCTGTTGGTGAACTTATGCATCATCTTGTAATTACTATTGGAATTATTGGTCTTATTCTTATTCCTTTTCTTGGATGGAGAGAGTCTTTAGTTGTATCTATTGCAGTTCCTATGATTTTAGCCGCAACACTTTTTATAGCTTATATGACAGATCAAACTATAAATAGAATTACACTTTTCGCATTTTTACTTAGTCTAGGGCTTATTGTAGATGATGCAATTATTGTTATTGAAAACATACATAGAAGAATGCATCTAAAAGAAACACAAGATCATAGTTTTGATCGCATCATCGTTGAAGCAACAGATGAAATAGGACCATCTACAAACATCGCTACAATAGCAATCATTTTGACGATGGTTCCTATGGGGTTTGTAGGTGGAATGATGGGTCAGTTTATGAAACCTATACCATTAAATGTTCCAGTTGCTTTAGCAGTTTCACTTTTTGTAGCTTATGTGTTTACTCCATTTTTAGCAAAGAAGATGATTAAACGCGCGAAAGGAACGCATTAATGGAAGAACTTATTTATGGCATCATAGGTTCAAAAGCTAAAAGAAAAAAAGTGATTTTATATATAGTATTGGCTTTTTTATTTTCTATAATGCTCATTCCTACAAAGTTGGTCTTGGCAAAAATGCTACCTGGGAAAAGTGCAAATACCTTTAGCATCTATGTTGATACAGCAACAAATAGCTCCTTAGAAGAAACTAGAGCTGTAGCAAACTGTGTTTTAGGGTATTTAAAAAAAGAAGAAGCTGTAAAAAATGTTGAAGTATATTTAGCTCAAGGTGCACCACTTGATTATGCAGGATTGGTTAAAGGTAGTGCTTTAAAAAGAATGAAAAATCAGGCTGAAATGGTTGTAAACCTTAGTGATAAAAATTCTCGTGATGAAGCATCATATAAAATGGTGCATAGAATTCGTCCTATAATACAAAAAGCTTGCCAAACTTTAACTAATTATAGAACCGTAAAATTTGTAGAGATGCCATCAGGTCCACCAACTTTTGCAACTTTAGAGATTAATATTTTTGGTAAAGATGATAACTTGATGCGTAGGACTGCTGAGCGAGTAGCTATGATATTAGGTAAAACTGATGGTTTAGTTGATATAGATGTTATGCAAGATGACATATATCCATATTTTGAAATCATTCCAGATAAAGAAAAAATTATAAAAAGTGGTCTTAGTGTTGATCAGGTAAATAATATTTTATATATTGCTTTTGAGGGCATGGTTGTTGCTGTTAAAAACTCTAAAAAACAACAAGATCAAATTCCGATTTTTGTTCGTCTTGATGATAAAAGTAGAGAGATAAGGTCAAATTCCAAATCAGCGATATACTTTAAACTGTCAAGATTAAAACTATTAAATCAAAGAGGCATGATGATACCCATAAGAGAGGTTATAAGTGTAAATGAGATTCCATCAAGTCCAACTATTTTTAGAAAAAATTTACAAAATTTTGTAAGCATTAGTGCAGAATGTGATTTAGTTTCTCAGCTATACCCACTTTTAGAAGCTAGGGATACTATAATAGAGAAACTATCGGATGATTTTAATGTTACAAAAGTAGACGGAATGTCAACTTACATGTTTGACTTAAATTTAGTAGAAAAAAATTCAGGTAAAAAATTGTTGCTTAGATGGGATGGAGAGATGAAAGTTTCTCTTGATACCTTTCGTGACTTAGGTGGTGCTTTTATAGCAGCTCTTATTTTAATGTTCTTACTTATGGTAATGTATTACAAGTCATTTGCCTTGAGTGGTATTATTTTATTAGCAAGTTTTTTGTCTATCATTGGAGTAATTACAGGGCATTTTATTACAGATATGATTTCACTTTTTTTTGCGGACATCAACTTTTTTTTAACAGCCACTTCACTCATTGGTTTTATCTCTTTAATGGGAATTAGTGCTAGAAGTTCATTGTTACTAATAGATTTTTCTATGGCACTTATAGAAAAAGGTGTAGAGAAAAAAAGAGCTATTGCTATCTCAACAGCAACAAGAGCGAAGCCTATTGTTATGACAGCGGTTGCAATTATTTTAGGTTCATTGTTGCTCTCAACTGACCCTATTTTTGGTGGATTAGGTGTTGCTTTGATTTTTGGCTCTATCGCTTCTACTGTGGTGTCTTTGTTCCTTGTTCCTGTTCTCATAGTAAATACTGTGGCGATTTGTCCCAAAGGAATGGATCATAGACATCATGAATGTCATGGAGGGATTGATAAACATGTGGACCCTGAAGAGATGGGGTTATAAATCAAAAAAAAGGAAAAAAAATGAATAAAAAAATAGGACTTATTTTAGTGGTATTATTAGCAATAACATCACTTAATGCAGAGGTAAAAAAAACTCTATATAAAAATGGAAAAGTAAAGTTTGAGAAAACTTATAAAAATGGAAAGTTAAACGGTAACGCAAGAGTTTATTACAAAAGTGGACGCATAAAAACAAAAACATATTTTGTAAATGGTAAGGTAGATGGAGTTACTTATGGTTACTATAAAAATGGTAGATTAAAAGCAAAAATTCCTATGAGAAAAGGTAAAATAAATGGAACTCAAAAAGAATTTTATGCAAACTCGCAGTTAAAATCTGTAAGTATGTATAAGATGGATAAATTAGTTGGACATAAGAAAATTTATTATTCAAATGGAAATATGAAAGCAAAGCTAAATTTTGATGATAATGGAAATTTTTATGGAACTCAAAAAGAATATTATAAAAATGGAAATATGAAATATAAAGTTTCTATGGATAATGGTAAAGCTAAAAAAGGTCGCATCTATGAGTTAGATGGTGAAAGTAGAAAAATGAACGAAGGTGATTTTGAAAAATTAGGATTTTAAAATAATGGAATAAGCATAATGAATGTATTATTCCCACATGAGCAAATTTGAAATACTAAAGAATACATTTGGACATGATAAATTTAGAGCTTCTCAAGAAGAGGCAATAGATGCTATCTTGTCAAAGAAAGATTTAATAACCATTTTACCAACCGGTGGTGGAAAATCTTTATGTTATCAGCTTCCATCTCTTATGATGGAGGGTGTGACTATTGTTATATCTCCCCTTATAGCTCTTATGCAAGACCAAGTGAATGCTCTTGTAAATAGTTCTATAAATGCACACATGATAAACTCCTCACAAAATTATGAAGAAATACAAGAGACAACTAAAAAGCTTTTAGCTGGTGAGATTAAACTTTTATATATCGCACCAGAGAGGTTTAGTGCAAATGGATTCGTAGAACTTTTAAAAAGAGTTAATATAAATTTTTTTGTTATTGATGAAGCTCATTGTGTTAGCGAGTGGGGGCATGAGTTTAGAGCAGACTATAGAAATCTATCTTTACTAAAGCAAACCTTTCCTTTAATTAGTATAGCTGCTTTTACAGCAACAGCCACTCATAAAGTCCAAGATGACATAGTAAAGACATTGAATCTTGAAAATCCACTACAAATTCGTGGTAAGACTCTTCGAGATAATTTAAAAATTAATGCCCAACAAAGAATTGGTAATGGACGAAATCAATTAGTAGATTTCATATCAAAGTACAATGCTCAATGTGGGATTGTTTACGCTTTTAGCAGAAAGGATGTAGAGAGCGTAGCAGGATTTTTAAAAACAAAAGGTTTTAGTGTTGGAGCCTATCACGCAGGTCTTCCAAGTAAAATACGAGATAAGGTGTATAAAGATTTTATATATGAAAAAATAGACATTGTAGTGGCTACAATTGCTTTTGGTATGGGAATAGATAAGAGTAATATTCGCTTTGTGGTTCATATGAGTATGCCTAAAACTATGGAGAACTACTATCAAGAGATAGGTCGTGCTGGTCGAGATGGAGTTAAGGCTCAAACACTTCTTTTATACACAAAATCTGATGATGTAAAGATGCGATCGTTTATAGATGATATTGACAATAATGAATATAAAGAGTTGCTATATAATAAACTTCGCAAGATGTATAGCTACTCTAATTCAAGTGAATGTAGACATAAATTGATTGCACAATATTTTGATGATGATAGTGAAAGCTGTGAAGATATTTGCGATAATTGCAAGCGAGGAGAGGTTGAAAAAATAGATATTACGCTACTTGCACAAAAATTACTATCTGGCATCTATAGATGTGATCAAAGATTTGGTTTAATACATATTGTTGATATATTAAGAGGCTCAAAAGGACAAAAGATTTTTCAGTTTAACCATGACAAACTCTCTGTTTATGGAATAGGAAGTGATACAAATAAAAATGACTGGAATGCAGTGGCTGATAGGCTTTTTGAGTTAGATGCAATGGAAATAGGGGAGTTTAGAGCTGTTAAGCTTAAAAACTTTGGTATAAAAATCTTACAAAAAAAAGTGCTAATAGAGATAGATAAACATAAAATGAATATAAAAACTACTTCTAAGAAAAAAGAGATATCAACCCCATTAAATAATGATATTTTTGAGAGCTTTAGAGCTTTAAGATTAGAAATAGCAACAAAAAATGAGATACCTGCATATATAGTTTTTTCAGATAAAACACTTATAGATTTTTCTCAAAAACTACCTCAAAATAAAGAAGAAATGTTAGAAGTAAATGGAGTGGGAGAGGTTAAGTATGAGAGATATGGGGAAGAGTTTTTAGCTCTTTGTAAAGAGATAATCTAAAGATGATATAATTCGCATATGAAAAAGATACTGATAATTAGTGATGGCGCTGTTGGCGAGCATTTTATACGAAGAGTTCTTCAAACTCATACTAGTGAAAATATTTACTATATAGTTGAATTGCGTGCAAAAGAGTATGAAGATGTAAATCCAGCAAGATTTAAATTTTATAACTTTGATCCAACAAGTTTTTCAAAACTCTCAAATCTTCTCAAAATGGAGTTTGTTCAAGTTATCATTGCCATGGATAATCAAGTTGAAATTGAAAATACTATAAAAAACATTAATTTAGTTAAAGCAAAACTTCGTGTAATTGTTTTAACACAACATAATTTAAAAAATGAAGATGCAAATGTTGTTATAGTAAACTCAAATGAAATCTTAGCATCTAGACTACTTGACTATCTTCCAAATGTTCCAGTAATTGCTCAAAATGTCGGTTTGGGTGAAGGTGAAATAATGGAAGTGCTTGTTCCATTTG containing:
- a CDS encoding efflux RND transporter permease subunit; the protein is MSEDYKSKNIAGHLAEAFLNNPLTMLFAISIILLGYITLNIAPREEDPQIEVSGGSIIIMIPGASPKAITNVVVKPLERRIREIKGVEHIYGTAMNNVGMINVQYFIGEDRESSNLKLYDKVMQNMDTLPKGIGMPLVKPFDIDIDIPVITVAFYQKDASKPSTLKQYHTVREIQQEINALNNVSKSTLKGMHKPQFNIQVDIDKLSSYHLSLGQIASSVKAIATNAPNINAPTSSNSIIVFGVKNAIEDIDDLKDLIIAQYMGSPIYLKNVAKIEYGYDVQHFQNSLIAQRDNNSSFDSPVQQVTLTVSKLKGTNAVYVAQDVIDLLDERSEFFNQEGIGYIITRNYGERANEAVGELMHHLVITIGIIGLILIPFLGWRESLVVSIAVPMILAATLFIAYMTDQTINRITLFAFLLSLGLIVDDAIIVIENIHRRMHLKETQDHSFDRIIVEATDEIGPSTNIATIAIILTMVPMGFVGGMMGQFMKPIPLNVPVALAVSLFVAYVFTPFLAKKMIKRAKGTH
- a CDS encoding efflux RND transporter permease subunit gives rise to the protein MEELIYGIIGSKAKRKKVILYIVLAFLFSIMLIPTKLVLAKMLPGKSANTFSIYVDTATNSSLEETRAVANCVLGYLKKEEAVKNVEVYLAQGAPLDYAGLVKGSALKRMKNQAEMVVNLSDKNSRDEASYKMVHRIRPIIQKACQTLTNYRTVKFVEMPSGPPTFATLEINIFGKDDNLMRRTAERVAMILGKTDGLVDIDVMQDDIYPYFEIIPDKEKIIKSGLSVDQVNNILYIAFEGMVVAVKNSKKQQDQIPIFVRLDDKSREIRSNSKSAIYFKLSRLKLLNQRGMMIPIREVISVNEIPSSPTIFRKNLQNFVSISAECDLVSQLYPLLEARDTIIEKLSDDFNVTKVDGMSTYMFDLNLVEKNSGKKLLLRWDGEMKVSLDTFRDLGGAFIAALILMFLLMVMYYKSFALSGIILLASFLSIIGVITGHFITDMISLFFADINFFLTATSLIGFISLMGISARSSLLLIDFSMALIEKGVEKKRAIAISTATRAKPIVMTAVAIILGSLLLSTDPIFGGLGVALIFGSIASTVVSLFLVPVLIVNTVAICPKGMDHRHHECHGGIDKHVDPEEMGL
- a CDS encoding toxin-antitoxin system YwqK family antitoxin, with product MNKKIGLILVVLLAITSLNAEVKKTLYKNGKVKFEKTYKNGKLNGNARVYYKSGRIKTKTYFVNGKVDGVTYGYYKNGRLKAKIPMRKGKINGTQKEFYANSQLKSVSMYKMDKLVGHKKIYYSNGNMKAKLNFDDNGNFYGTQKEYYKNGNMKYKVSMDNGKAKKGRIYELDGESRKMNEGDFEKLGF
- the recQ gene encoding DNA helicase RecQ; this encodes MSKFEILKNTFGHDKFRASQEEAIDAILSKKDLITILPTGGGKSLCYQLPSLMMEGVTIVISPLIALMQDQVNALVNSSINAHMINSSQNYEEIQETTKKLLAGEIKLLYIAPERFSANGFVELLKRVNINFFVIDEAHCVSEWGHEFRADYRNLSLLKQTFPLISIAAFTATATHKVQDDIVKTLNLENPLQIRGKTLRDNLKINAQQRIGNGRNQLVDFISKYNAQCGIVYAFSRKDVESVAGFLKTKGFSVGAYHAGLPSKIRDKVYKDFIYEKIDIVVATIAFGMGIDKSNIRFVVHMSMPKTMENYYQEIGRAGRDGVKAQTLLLYTKSDDVKMRSFIDDIDNNEYKELLYNKLRKMYSYSNSSECRHKLIAQYFDDDSESCEDICDNCKRGEVEKIDITLLAQKLLSGIYRCDQRFGLIHIVDILRGSKGQKIFQFNHDKLSVYGIGSDTNKNDWNAVADRLFELDAMEIGEFRAVKLKNFGIKILQKKVLIEIDKHKMNIKTTSKKKEISTPLNNDIFESFRALRLEIATKNEIPAYIVFSDKTLIDFSQKLPQNKEEMLEVNGVGEVKYERYGEEFLALCKEII